In a genomic window of Holophagaceae bacterium:
- a CDS encoding class I SAM-dependent methyltransferase: protein MDWFAYDFDHPAYFDHYRDKEGDAAHEGPALAALLGLEAGALVLDLPCGWGRLRPALEARGHEVIGGDLSALNLRRHRVEHPGAILRLDFRALPFRAACADGVFCAFTSWGYFATEEENLRQLQEFARVLRPGGTLLLDLCGRESLERGVASCEGRWVELKDLGYRERVRWSPDRKRIWTERKQGGCSFRHDIWIPTDVEVRNFLEAAGFDLEDAFGGLHGGPWTYDADRWIYRALKPRLSSSPG from the coding sequence ATGGATTGGTTCGCCTACGACTTCGACCACCCCGCCTACTTCGATCACTACCGTGACAAGGAAGGCGATGCCGCCCACGAAGGCCCGGCCTTGGCGGCTCTGCTGGGATTGGAAGCCGGAGCCTTGGTCTTGGATCTGCCCTGCGGCTGGGGCCGCCTGCGGCCCGCCCTGGAAGCCCGTGGGCATGAGGTCATCGGCGGCGATCTCAGCGCCCTGAACCTGAGGCGCCACCGCGTGGAACACCCGGGCGCCATCCTGCGCCTGGATTTCCGGGCCCTCCCCTTCCGGGCGGCCTGCGCGGATGGTGTCTTCTGCGCCTTCACGTCCTGGGGGTACTTTGCCACGGAGGAAGAAAACCTCCGCCAGCTCCAGGAATTCGCCCGGGTGCTGAGGCCTGGAGGAACGCTGCTGCTGGATCTTTGCGGCCGCGAATCGCTGGAGCGCGGGGTGGCGTCCTGCGAGGGGCGATGGGTGGAGCTGAAAGACCTCGGCTACCGTGAGCGCGTTCGCTGGAGCCCGGACCGGAAACGCATCTGGACGGAGCGGAAGCAGGGCGGATGTTCCTTCCGCCATGACATCTGGATTCCCACGGACGTGGAAGTCCGGAATTTCCTGGAGGCCGCAGGTTTCGATCTGGAAGATGCCTTCGGCGGGCTCCACGGCGGACCGTGGACCTACGACGCGGACCGGTGGATCTACCGCGCCCTCAAGCCGCGACTTTCCTCGTCGCCAGGATGA
- a CDS encoding CDP-alcohol phosphatidyltransferase family protein, with protein MTPLTIPNALTLLRILAVPFFAIAVWYNHLWEALAIFVAAGLTDLLDGWIARRFNQGSALGAILDPAADKLLMTTAFILMALPKDHLKMPIPTWVAILSISRDVVISFLALLSLVQHIGLNRRPSLLGKFTTGAQIVSLGVGLLANAQGPQPWQRFALPWIYYAMAGLVLASGIHYYFRGPIEAEGA; from the coding sequence ATGACTCCTCTCACCATCCCGAATGCGTTGACTCTGCTTCGGATCTTGGCCGTGCCTTTCTTCGCCATCGCGGTCTGGTACAACCATTTGTGGGAAGCCCTGGCCATCTTCGTGGCGGCTGGTTTGACCGACCTTCTGGACGGCTGGATCGCCCGGCGGTTCAACCAGGGTTCGGCCCTTGGAGCGATCCTGGATCCCGCAGCCGACAAGCTGCTGATGACCACGGCCTTCATCCTCATGGCCCTCCCCAAGGATCATCTGAAGATGCCCATCCCCACCTGGGTGGCGATCCTTTCCATCAGCCGCGATGTGGTGATCTCGTTCCTGGCACTGCTCTCCCTGGTCCAGCACATCGGCCTCAACCGGCGGCCATCCCTGCTCGGCAAGTTCACCACCGGCGCGCAGATCGTGTCCCTGGGGGTGGGCCTGCTCGCAAACGCCCAGGGCCCCCAGCCCTGGCAGCGGTTCGCGCTTCCGTGGATCTACTACGCCATGGCGGGCTTGGTGCTGGCCAGCGGCATCCACTACTACTTCCGCGGCCCCATCGAGGCTGAGGGAGCATGA
- a CDS encoding ferrous iron transport protein A, with product MTQNQPNPIAPEASSDFRFLSQLLPGMSATVVQLQAKGAIRQRLLEMGFIRGATLKVEKLAPLGDPMELVLKGYHLSLRRDEGACILVQPVAQPLG from the coding sequence ATGACTCAAAATCAACCTAACCCGATTGCTCCCGAAGCCTCATCGGACTTCCGGTTCCTGAGTCAATTGTTGCCGGGAATGAGCGCCACGGTTGTGCAATTGCAGGCCAAGGGGGCCATCAGGCAGCGCCTTCTCGAGATGGGATTCATCCGCGGCGCGACCTTGAAGGTCGAGAAGCTGGCCCCTCTGGGCGACCCCATGGAACTCGTGTTGAAGGGCTACCACCTGAGCCTCCGCCGGGACGAAGGCGCCTGCATCCTGGTCCAGCCTGTCGCCCAACCCCTGGGCTAG
- a CDS encoding transcriptional repressor — MVRTQAARRHAYPEEQARFEAFLRSRDLKYTGERKALLDAVFTAKHHFDADSLHLALRQKGNEISRATVYRTLDLLVQCGLVRKQSLGDQHAHYEAVHGDEHHDHLICLNCDTIIEFFRPDLEAMQETICKEFDFKPLHHSLQIFGICRACQAKGTEGLDLAHRVSQLHA, encoded by the coding sequence ATGGTCAGAACCCAAGCTGCTCGTAGACACGCCTACCCGGAAGAACAAGCTCGTTTCGAAGCCTTCCTCAGGAGCCGGGACCTGAAGTACACCGGCGAGCGCAAAGCGCTGCTGGACGCGGTATTCACGGCCAAGCACCACTTCGACGCCGACAGCCTCCACCTGGCCTTGCGGCAGAAGGGCAATGAGATCTCGCGGGCCACGGTCTACCGGACCCTGGACCTGCTGGTGCAATGCGGGCTCGTGCGCAAGCAGAGCCTCGGCGACCAGCATGCCCATTACGAGGCCGTCCACGGCGATGAACATCACGATCATCTCATCTGCCTGAACTGCGACACGATCATCGAATTCTTCAGGCCTGACCTGGAAGCAATGCAGGAGACCATCTGCAAGGAATTCGATTTCAAGCCCCTGCACCACAGCCTGCAGATATTCGGGATCTGCCGCGCCTGCCAGGCCAAAGGCACCGAGGGGCTCGATCTGGCCCACCGCGTGAGCCAGCTGCACGCGTGA
- the ribA gene encoding GTP cyclohydrolase II, whose protein sequence is MSKECSNAPKLDLVQKFETEAVPFVAKADVPSIFGKFTVYGFLEKATGKEHLAVVAGDIDSRKRINVRIHSECLTGEVLGSLKCDCRQQLESALRHIGEHGGMVLYLRQEGRGIGLLNKLKAYALQEQGHDTVEANQLLGFADDLRTYGSAIEMLRFFGIRKVRLLTNNPKKILALEDAGIEVMREVHQQASNPHNLRYLKTKAKKSGHLLSFKEEPL, encoded by the coding sequence ATGTCCAAAGAGTGCAGCAACGCCCCCAAGCTGGACCTCGTCCAGAAGTTCGAGACCGAGGCGGTCCCCTTTGTCGCCAAGGCGGATGTGCCCTCGATCTTCGGCAAATTCACGGTCTATGGGTTCCTCGAAAAGGCCACGGGCAAGGAGCACCTGGCGGTCGTGGCGGGCGACATCGACAGCCGCAAGCGCATCAACGTCCGCATCCATAGCGAGTGCCTGACCGGCGAAGTGCTGGGCAGCCTGAAATGCGATTGCCGGCAGCAGCTGGAATCGGCCCTGCGCCACATCGGCGAGCACGGCGGCATGGTGCTGTACCTCCGCCAGGAGGGCCGGGGCATCGGACTGCTGAACAAGCTCAAGGCCTATGCGTTGCAGGAGCAGGGCCACGACACGGTGGAAGCGAACCAGCTGCTGGGCTTCGCGGACGACCTGCGCACCTATGGCTCGGCCATCGAGATGCTGCGCTTCTTCGGCATCCGCAAGGTGCGCCTGCTCACCAACAATCCGAAAAAGATCCTGGCCCTGGAGGACGCGGGCATCGAAGTCATGCGCGAGGTCCACCAGCAGGCCAGCAATCCGCACAACCTGCGCTATCTGAAGACCAAGGCCAAAAAAAGCGGCCATCTGCTGAGCTTCAAGGAAGAGCCGCTATAG
- a CDS encoding glycosyl hydrolase yields the protein MLKAIPFRSVGPLGQGGRVVGLAADDRKPSAWVVAFATGGLWHTKNEGADWTSLFDHEGAFALGAIAVQWGEPGQPKTIWAGSGEANASRSSYGGSGLFKSSNGGKTWANMGLRNSHRIARIVVDPRNPEIVYVAAQGPLYTSGGERGVFKTEDGGKSWKQVLAAPNRAGAVDLVVDSANSGVVYAALWEKDRKPYDFLESGANSGIYKSEDAGATWKRLQGGFPNGDGIGRIGLALSRQNPSKLYAFVDNQTARPDSEKDPFEDPEKLTTKQLEKLSKDEVLKLDDKKLKEFLKDNGFHKDITAESVKADLMGGKIEVKDLLAYVSDAERALFDVHIVGPELYVSENGGTTWKRTHAGRLDNVVYSYGYYFGQVRVDPKDDRHLYLLGMPMLESKDGGQTFHGANGTPEYAAHADFHALWMDPSDPDRVVIGHDGGLDVSTNGGRSWRGIKNLPVGQFYTIATDNAEPYRIYGGLQDNSVRMGPSEPLRPGAQSDGWRDILGGDGGFVQVDPRDNATIYTEYQFGSMFRINPKAGEFKSIQPRHKLKEAPYRFNWMTPLLLSPHSSDILYAGTQHVMRSLDKGATWKAISGDLSTTPKVGNVPFGTVTSLSESPLRFGLLYAGTDDGRAWMSHDGGYAWREISKGLPANRWITRLEPSHFDEGTVYATLSGLRNDESAAHLFKSMDFGATWTSLKANLPEENLNVIREDPANKNLLFVGSDFGVYASLDGGAHWQAFAHDMPNVPVHDLAIQAKAHDLVVGTHGRSAWVAPIEALEKFTPEVAAEPIHLFEPKKVQAQKNWKRDRPTWWPRGEIKSQSFWFSAFKPGAIELQLLTEKKEAVRTWKVNASAGLNRVDWDLLVDASTIKGLPDGRRPFILPGKYTLALSMGAEKREAPLVVEAPKEPVTGKEDAEEEGEVI from the coding sequence ATGCTCAAGGCAATCCCTTTCCGCAGTGTGGGCCCATTGGGGCAGGGTGGGCGCGTAGTGGGACTTGCGGCCGATGATCGCAAGCCTTCGGCTTGGGTTGTCGCTTTCGCTACCGGCGGGCTCTGGCACACGAAGAACGAAGGCGCGGATTGGACCTCGCTGTTCGACCATGAAGGGGCCTTCGCGCTGGGCGCCATCGCCGTGCAATGGGGGGAACCCGGGCAGCCGAAAACCATTTGGGCCGGTAGCGGCGAAGCCAATGCCAGCCGCAGTTCCTACGGAGGCTCAGGGCTTTTCAAGAGTAGCAATGGCGGTAAGACCTGGGCCAACATGGGGCTGAGGAACAGCCACCGCATCGCGCGCATCGTTGTTGATCCACGCAATCCGGAAATCGTTTACGTGGCGGCCCAGGGACCGCTCTATACCAGCGGCGGCGAGCGCGGCGTCTTCAAGACCGAGGATGGCGGCAAGAGCTGGAAGCAGGTCCTGGCGGCGCCCAACCGCGCAGGAGCCGTGGATCTCGTGGTGGATTCCGCCAACTCAGGCGTGGTCTATGCGGCGCTCTGGGAGAAGGATCGCAAGCCCTATGATTTCCTGGAAAGCGGCGCGAACAGCGGGATCTACAAGAGCGAGGACGCCGGCGCCACCTGGAAGCGGCTGCAGGGCGGCTTTCCGAATGGCGATGGAATCGGGCGCATCGGCTTGGCCCTGAGCCGCCAGAATCCCTCCAAGCTCTATGCCTTCGTGGACAACCAGACAGCGCGGCCCGACTCCGAAAAGGATCCTTTTGAAGATCCCGAAAAGCTCACCACCAAGCAGCTCGAAAAGCTCAGCAAGGATGAAGTGCTGAAGCTCGATGACAAGAAACTAAAAGAATTCCTGAAAGACAACGGCTTCCACAAGGACATCACCGCCGAGAGCGTGAAGGCCGATCTCATGGGCGGCAAGATCGAGGTGAAGGACCTGCTGGCCTACGTTTCGGACGCGGAGCGGGCGCTCTTCGATGTGCACATCGTCGGCCCGGAACTCTATGTTTCTGAGAACGGCGGCACGACCTGGAAGCGCACGCACGCTGGTCGCCTGGACAACGTGGTCTACAGCTACGGCTACTACTTCGGACAGGTGCGCGTGGACCCAAAGGATGACCGCCATCTCTATCTCTTGGGCATGCCGATGCTCGAAAGCAAGGATGGCGGACAGACCTTTCACGGCGCCAACGGCACGCCGGAATACGCCGCCCACGCTGATTTCCACGCGCTTTGGATGGATCCATCCGATCCGGATCGCGTCGTGATCGGCCACGATGGGGGCCTGGATGTCAGCACCAACGGTGGCCGCAGCTGGCGCGGCATCAAGAATCTGCCCGTCGGCCAGTTCTACACCATCGCCACCGACAATGCCGAGCCCTACCGGATCTATGGCGGCCTGCAGGACAACAGCGTGCGCATGGGGCCTTCGGAACCGCTTCGGCCAGGCGCGCAAAGCGACGGCTGGCGCGACATCCTGGGGGGCGATGGCGGTTTCGTGCAGGTGGATCCCCGGGACAACGCCACCATCTACACCGAATACCAGTTCGGCTCCATGTTCCGCATCAATCCAAAAGCCGGTGAGTTCAAATCCATCCAGCCGCGCCACAAGCTCAAAGAGGCGCCCTACCGCTTCAACTGGATGACGCCGCTGCTGCTGAGCCCCCATAGCTCCGACATCCTTTATGCCGGCACCCAGCATGTGATGCGCAGCCTGGATAAGGGCGCCACCTGGAAGGCCATCAGCGGCGATCTCAGCACAACTCCGAAGGTAGGCAATGTGCCCTTTGGCACGGTGACTTCGCTCTCGGAGAGCCCCCTGCGCTTCGGTCTGCTCTACGCCGGGACCGATGATGGACGCGCCTGGATGAGCCATGACGGCGGGTATGCCTGGCGCGAGATCAGCAAAGGGCTGCCGGCGAACCGCTGGATCACGCGCCTGGAGCCCAGCCACTTCGACGAAGGCACGGTCTACGCGACCCTCAGCGGCCTGCGCAATGACGAGAGCGCCGCGCACCTTTTCAAATCCATGGATTTCGGCGCCACCTGGACCAGCCTCAAAGCCAATCTGCCCGAGGAAAACCTGAACGTGATCCGCGAGGACCCCGCCAACAAGAACCTGCTCTTCGTGGGTTCGGACTTCGGGGTCTACGCCAGCCTGGATGGCGGAGCCCATTGGCAGGCCTTCGCCCACGATATGCCCAATGTCCCAGTGCATGATCTGGCCATCCAGGCCAAGGCCCACGATCTGGTGGTGGGCACCCACGGCCGCAGCGCCTGGGTGGCGCCCATCGAGGCTCTGGAAAAGTTCACGCCGGAAGTGGCGGCGGAACCGATTCATTTGTTCGAACCGAAAAAAGTCCAAGCCCAGAAAAACTGGAAGCGCGATCGGCCCACCTGGTGGCCTCGCGGCGAAATCAAAAGCCAATCCTTCTGGTTCAGCGCATTCAAACCGGGTGCCATCGAACTTCAGCTTTTGACTGAAAAGAAAGAGGCAGTGCGGACCTGGAAAGTCAATGCCAGCGCGGGTCTCAATCGCGTGGACTGGGATCTGCTGGTGGATGCATCCACGATCAAAGGCCTGCCCGACGGCCGCCGCCCCTTCATCCTGCCCGGCAAGTACACGCTTGCCTTGAGCATGGGCGCCGAAAAGCGCGAAGCGCCGCTGGTAGTTGAAGCGCCTAAGGAACCCGTGACCGGCAAAGAAGATGCTGAAGAAGAAGGGGAAGTGATTTGA
- a CDS encoding AI-2E family transporter: protein MSGESRPRHALEELLGGLPLRFTAIFLGLIVALWLLRQALMPFFVAMVLAYLLGPLVERLARRVRRSFAVVFVLFASLASVAAVLVLSVPFLSAQFDRFNASLPHWQELLMKKLGPIIQAHPAWVEKVRNLLETLDPAAALKGLLQAGSGLLGFVLTAVTLILVPLILYHLLLDGPRMIASLESLVPPRFRGRANGMVSEIHLRLGGFIRGQIAVAFTMALLQGLALSIMGVPYGWILGVLAGLFTVIPYSSYLVGLAPALVLEMLQGASGARLGGVVLVFAAVQAVEGLYLTPVWVGRASKLHPLEVLLALVAFGHWFGLLGLLFAVPLMVTVKVVFRVLLEDYRQHPWFTETQ, encoded by the coding sequence ATGAGCGGCGAGTCCCGCCCACGCCACGCGCTGGAAGAACTGCTCGGCGGACTGCCGCTGCGGTTCACCGCCATCTTCCTCGGCCTGATCGTGGCGTTGTGGCTGCTTCGCCAGGCCCTGATGCCCTTCTTTGTGGCCATGGTGCTGGCGTATCTGCTGGGCCCCCTAGTGGAGCGATTGGCCCGGCGCGTGCGCCGCAGCTTCGCGGTGGTCTTCGTCCTTTTCGCCTCGCTGGCTTCAGTGGCGGCGGTGCTGGTGCTTTCGGTGCCCTTCCTGTCGGCTCAATTCGACAGGTTTAACGCTTCCCTGCCCCACTGGCAGGAGTTGCTGATGAAAAAATTGGGTCCCATCATCCAGGCCCACCCGGCCTGGGTGGAAAAGGTCCGCAACCTATTGGAGACCTTGGACCCGGCGGCCGCATTGAAGGGATTGTTGCAAGCGGGATCGGGCCTGCTGGGCTTCGTTCTCACCGCCGTCACGCTGATCCTGGTGCCGCTGATCCTCTACCACCTGCTGCTGGACGGCCCGCGGATGATCGCTTCGCTTGAATCCCTGGTGCCGCCCAGGTTCCGGGGGCGTGCCAATGGCATGGTTTCCGAGATCCACCTGCGGTTGGGAGGCTTCATCCGAGGCCAGATCGCCGTGGCCTTCACCATGGCCCTGCTGCAGGGCTTGGCGCTGTCGATCATGGGCGTTCCCTATGGCTGGATCCTGGGCGTTCTCGCTGGGCTCTTCACCGTGATCCCCTATTCTTCCTACCTGGTGGGCCTGGCCCCGGCCCTGGTGCTGGAAATGCTGCAGGGGGCCAGCGGCGCGAGGCTGGGCGGCGTGGTCCTGGTTTTCGCGGCCGTGCAGGCCGTGGAGGGCCTCTACCTGACCCCGGTTTGGGTGGGCCGCGCCAGCAAACTGCACCCGCTGGAAGTGCTGCTGGCGCTGGTGGCCTTTGGGCACTGGTTCGGTCTGCTGGGCCTGCTCTTCGCCGTGCCCCTGATGGTGACGGTGAAAGTGGTGTTCCGCGTGCTGCTGGAGGACTACCGCCAGCATCCGTGGTTCACGGAAACCCAGTGA
- a CDS encoding rRNA pseudouridine synthase → MALERVQKILAAAGVASRRASEKLITEGHIHVNGKLVTELGSKADPRRDQITVDFRPIEKEQPVYILMNKPKGYITSVKDDEGRPTVMALIHGVTQRVYPVGRLDFNSEGLLLLTNDGELAQTLMKPDHEIPKVYLVKVHRNPKPETLQEMRDGFRLSGRKLKPCGIEVAEKADNPWLRVTLTEGKNQQIRKMFAAVGHPVSKLKRIQYGPLADPALKPGAWRFLTGMEMAALKSL, encoded by the coding sequence ATGGCCTTGGAACGCGTCCAGAAAATTCTCGCCGCCGCAGGTGTCGCCTCGCGCCGGGCCAGCGAAAAGCTGATCACCGAGGGCCACATCCACGTGAACGGCAAGCTGGTGACGGAGCTGGGCTCCAAGGCCGACCCTCGCCGCGACCAGATCACGGTGGATTTCCGGCCCATCGAGAAAGAGCAGCCGGTCTACATCCTCATGAACAAGCCGAAGGGCTACATCACGTCGGTGAAGGATGACGAGGGCCGCCCCACCGTGATGGCGCTGATCCACGGGGTCACGCAGCGCGTCTATCCCGTGGGCCGTCTGGACTTCAATTCCGAGGGGCTCCTGCTGCTCACCAATGATGGAGAATTGGCGCAGACCTTGATGAAACCCGACCACGAAATCCCGAAGGTCTATCTTGTGAAAGTCCACCGCAATCCGAAACCGGAAACGCTCCAGGAGATGCGCGATGGCTTCCGGCTCAGCGGCCGCAAACTGAAGCCCTGCGGCATTGAAGTAGCTGAAAAAGCCGACAATCCCTGGCTCCGCGTGACGCTCACCGAAGGCAAGAACCAGCAGATCCGCAAGATGTTCGCCGCCGTGGGGCATCCCGTGTCCAAGCTCAAGCGGATCCAGTACGGGCCGCTTGCCGACCCGGCCCTGAAGCCCGGCGCTTGGCGTTTCCTCACGGGCATGGAGATGGCAGCGCTTAAGAGCCTGTAA
- a CDS encoding aminopeptidase P N-terminal domain-containing protein, whose amino-acid sequence MFRRTALIFGCAAAAASLSAQVPVAGYHGLRLPVAFFAGNRERLLQHLRNLGPGTLAIIKSMPEQPRNGDAGQPFRQDSDFYYLTGVEEPGAVALLSADGDKPYTLLVRSRDPKREAWNGPRLGVEGARNLGADQAFDFPKGDEVLLEAIKKAQRIVLVCNLDREFRTRILDAALPLGTDNNHGQFKKSVVDGRHLVAEMRSIKQPAELDMIQKAVEVSIEGHLAAMRATRTAANEGQVAGAFEGAVRGLGARFLGYDTIAGAGNQSCILHYPFNDAPLHQGELQLMDAGAEVGYYTADITRTWPVNGKFSTDQRALYDLVLRAQEAGIAACVVGSPHIAAHYAASRVVSDGLVDLGILKGGKDEVYQRGDWKRFFIHGTGHWLGLDVHDAGDYGPKDPIYRAGGRRPLEAGMVVTVEPGLYIPKGSEGVDPRWQGIGVRIEDDILVTKAGPKNLSARLPREAEDVERALK is encoded by the coding sequence ATGTTCCGACGCACGGCACTGATCTTTGGTTGCGCCGCGGCGGCGGCTTCGCTGTCGGCCCAGGTTCCGGTGGCGGGCTATCACGGGCTCCGCCTGCCAGTCGCCTTTTTTGCCGGAAACCGCGAGCGGCTGCTCCAGCACCTGAGGAACCTGGGACCGGGCACCCTGGCGATCATCAAATCCATGCCTGAGCAGCCCCGCAACGGCGATGCGGGACAACCCTTCCGGCAGGATTCGGATTTCTACTACTTGACGGGGGTGGAAGAGCCCGGTGCCGTCGCGCTGCTGTCCGCCGATGGCGACAAACCCTACACCTTGCTGGTGCGGTCCCGCGATCCCAAGCGGGAGGCCTGGAATGGACCGCGGCTGGGCGTCGAAGGCGCCAGGAACCTGGGAGCGGACCAGGCTTTTGATTTTCCAAAAGGCGACGAGGTGCTGCTCGAGGCCATCAAGAAAGCCCAGCGGATCGTGCTCGTCTGCAACCTGGACCGCGAGTTCCGGACCCGGATCCTCGATGCTGCGCTGCCGCTCGGGACGGACAACAACCACGGGCAGTTCAAGAAGTCCGTGGTGGACGGACGCCACCTGGTGGCAGAGATGCGTTCCATCAAACAACCCGCTGAGCTGGACATGATCCAGAAGGCGGTGGAGGTGAGCATCGAGGGCCATCTGGCCGCCATGCGGGCCACCCGGACGGCCGCCAATGAAGGCCAGGTGGCCGGGGCCTTCGAGGGTGCGGTCCGCGGCCTGGGCGCGCGCTTCCTCGGCTACGACACCATCGCCGGGGCCGGGAACCAGAGCTGCATCCTGCACTATCCCTTCAATGACGCGCCGCTGCATCAGGGCGAACTGCAGCTCATGGATGCGGGCGCCGAAGTGGGCTATTACACCGCCGACATCACCCGCACCTGGCCCGTGAACGGGAAGTTCTCAACGGACCAGCGGGCCCTGTATGATCTGGTCCTCAGGGCCCAGGAGGCTGGCATCGCCGCTTGCGTGGTGGGCAGCCCGCACATAGCCGCCCACTATGCGGCTTCGCGGGTCGTGAGCGATGGTCTGGTGGACCTGGGCATTCTGAAGGGCGGCAAGGACGAGGTTTATCAGCGCGGCGATTGGAAGCGGTTCTTCATCCACGGCACCGGGCACTGGCTGGGGCTGGATGTGCATGATGCGGGGGACTATGGTCCCAAGGATCCGATCTACCGCGCGGGAGGGCGGCGGCCCTTGGAGGCCGGCATGGTGGTGACGGTCGAGCCGGGACTTTACATCCCAAAAGGCAGCGAAGGCGTGGATCCCAGATGGCAGGGCATCGGCGTCCGGATCGAAGACGACATCCTGGTCACCAAAGCTGGACCGAAGAACCTCAGCGCGCGCCTGCCCAGGGAGGCCGAAGACGTGGAGCGAGCGCTCAAGTAG
- the add gene encoding adenosine deaminase has protein sequence MANLTYQDIQRLPKTDLHVHLDGSLRIPTILELAEEQKVKLPADSVDKLRPFVEVGEECKSLVEYLKAFDVTLSVMQTYDSLVRTAFELAEDAAKENVRYMEVRYAPILHQQKGLTLHTIVQAVLEGLKLASKKYGIRTGVIICGIRHISQEMGNKMADLTVAFKNKGVVGFDLAGAEENFPAKKFKDAFGRVLANNINCTLHAGEAYGPESIHQAIHLCGAHRIGHGVRLIEDGDLMNYVNDHRIPLECCPLSNVQTKAVKRMSDHPIRLFYDLGLRVTVNTDNRLMTNTTVSKEFLTIHEQLGFSLEEIKELIIMGFKSAFLPYAIKRAMLGEVVEELKNFKPKSLESKREHL, from the coding sequence ATGGCTAACCTCACGTACCAAGACATCCAGCGCCTTCCGAAGACCGACCTCCATGTCCATCTGGACGGGTCGCTGCGCATCCCGACCATCCTGGAATTGGCGGAAGAGCAGAAAGTGAAGCTGCCCGCGGACAGCGTGGACAAGCTCCGTCCTTTCGTGGAGGTGGGCGAAGAATGCAAGTCCCTGGTGGAATACCTGAAGGCTTTCGACGTCACGCTGTCGGTGATGCAGACCTACGATTCCCTGGTACGCACGGCCTTTGAACTGGCGGAGGACGCGGCCAAGGAGAATGTCCGCTACATGGAGGTGCGCTACGCGCCGATCCTCCACCAGCAGAAGGGCTTGACGCTGCACACCATCGTCCAGGCGGTGCTGGAAGGCCTCAAGCTGGCCAGCAAGAAATACGGCATCCGCACCGGCGTGATCATCTGCGGCATCCGGCACATCAGCCAGGAGATGGGCAACAAGATGGCCGATCTCACGGTGGCCTTCAAGAACAAGGGCGTGGTGGGTTTCGATCTGGCGGGGGCCGAGGAAAACTTTCCGGCCAAGAAATTCAAGGATGCCTTCGGGCGCGTGCTGGCCAACAACATCAATTGCACGCTGCATGCCGGCGAGGCCTACGGCCCCGAGAGCATCCACCAGGCCATCCACCTGTGCGGGGCGCACCGCATCGGCCATGGCGTGCGGCTCATCGAGGATGGCGACCTGATGAACTACGTCAACGACCACCGCATCCCCCTGGAATGCTGCCCCCTTTCCAACGTGCAGACCAAGGCCGTGAAGCGCATGTCGGACCATCCCATCCGGCTGTTCTACGACCTGGGGCTGCGGGTGACGGTGAACACCGACAACCGCCTGATGACCAACACCACCGTGAGCAAGGAATTCCTCACCATCCACGAACAGCTGGGCTTCAGCCTGGAAGAGATCAAGGAACTCATCATCATGGGCTTCAAGAGCGCCTTCCTGCCCTACGCCATCAAGCGCGCCATGCTGGGCGAAGTGGTGGAAGAGCTGAAGAACTTCAAGCCCAAGAGCCTGGAGAGCAAACGGGAGCATCTGTAG